The following coding sequences lie in one Sedimentibacter sp. MB35-C1 genomic window:
- a CDS encoding biotin/lipoyl-containing protein, producing the protein MKKFNVTVNGKAYAVEVEEVGANQGAFTYQPVQQPVQVEKEPASRVEPAPQVAPVKKVQSDSTEGETISAPMPGTILDVKVSEGQSVKSGDILFILEAMKMENEIVSPKDGVINKIYISKSATVSTGDSLVTIG; encoded by the coding sequence ATGAAAAAATTTAATGTAACTGTAAACGGAAAAGCATATGCAGTAGAAGTTGAGGAGGTTGGTGCAAATCAAGGGGCATTTACATATCAACCTGTACAGCAGCCTGTACAGGTTGAGAAAGAACCTGCCAGCAGGGTTGAACCTGCGCCGCAGGTAGCACCTGTAAAAAAAGTACAATCTGATAGTACAGAAGGTGAAACGATATCAGCTCCAATGCCGGGCACTATACTAGATGTTAAAGTGTCAGAAGGCCAAAGCGTTAAATCCGGAGATATTTTATTTATACTTGAGGCAATGAAAATGGAAAATGAGATAGTATCTCCTAAGGACGGAGTAATAAATAAAATTTATATTTCTAAATCAGCAACGGTTAGCACAGGAGATTCACTGGTAACAATAGGATAA